Proteins from a genomic interval of Pseudomonas asplenii:
- a CDS encoding DNA-binding protein, producing MPGIRTAAQAKAWLEHQGKSVQEFAREHGVDPATTYQVLAGRKKGRRGEAHKVAVLLGMKDGVILDTDNRNEE from the coding sequence ATGCCCGGTATTCGCACCGCCGCACAAGCCAAGGCTTGGCTGGAACATCAAGGAAAATCGGTTCAGGAGTTTGCACGCGAGCATGGCGTCGACCCGGCAACCACCTATCAAGTGCTCGCCGGGCGAAAAAAGGGACGACGTGGGGAAGCCCATAAGGTGGCGGTCCTGCTGGGCATGAAGGACGGTGTCATCCTCGATACGGACAATCGCAACGAGGAATGA
- a CDS encoding GNAT family N-acetyltransferase — protein sequence MKRDWRFRPATEADLEFARTLTRRNMMAYYCQYDLLWQEEAFDVAWAGRQNALLCEGEQILGFVSFSRDARALYIRELQLVEVGRGQGLGSWLIVQARDIAFREGRPEVRLTVFKSNPARRLYERMGLAVVGEDECFFRMSVGALRAGSGNV from the coding sequence GTGAAGCGGGACTGGCGTTTTCGTCCGGCAACCGAGGCGGATCTGGAGTTTGCCCGGACGCTGACGCGCCGAAACATGATGGCCTACTACTGTCAGTACGATCTGCTCTGGCAGGAAGAAGCTTTCGATGTCGCCTGGGCGGGACGGCAGAATGCCCTGTTGTGCGAGGGGGAACAGATTCTCGGTTTTGTCAGCTTCAGCCGCGACGCCAGAGCGTTGTATATCCGTGAACTGCAACTGGTCGAGGTTGGGCGGGGGCAGGGGCTGGGCAGTTGGTTGATCGTGCAGGCGCGTGACATCGCCTTCAGGGAAGGACGACCGGAGGTGCGCTTGACCGTCTTCAAGAGCAATCCTGCCAGGCGGCTCTATGAACGCATGGGATTGGCGGTCGTCGGGGAGGACGAATGCTTCTTTCGCATGAGCGTTGGGGCTTTGCGCGCGGGCTCTGGAAACGTCTGA
- the pgsA gene encoding CDP-diacylglycerol--glycerol-3-phosphate 3-phosphatidyltransferase, which yields MNIPNLITVLRVVLIPIFILLFYLPYHWSYIAASSVFAFAAATDWLDGYLARRLEQSTPFGAFLDPVADKLMVAVALVLLVQEHGNFWLTFPAVVIIGREIVVSALREWMAEIGERAQVAVSKMGKWKTAAQMLALVILLGNPSAFSLWVLLGYSLLMVAAGLTLWSMLQYLRAAWPHLRINGENK from the coding sequence ATGAATATCCCTAATCTGATCACCGTTTTACGCGTTGTACTCATCCCGATCTTCATTCTGTTGTTTTACCTGCCGTACCACTGGAGTTATATAGCGGCAAGCTCGGTTTTCGCGTTTGCCGCAGCGACGGACTGGCTCGATGGCTATCTGGCCCGGCGCCTGGAACAGAGCACGCCGTTCGGTGCGTTCCTGGACCCGGTGGCCGACAAGCTGATGGTCGCGGTGGCCCTGGTCCTGCTGGTGCAGGAGCATGGCAACTTCTGGCTGACCTTTCCGGCGGTGGTTATCATCGGGCGTGAGATCGTGGTGTCGGCTCTGCGCGAGTGGATGGCCGAGATCGGCGAGCGTGCACAGGTTGCGGTCTCGAAGATGGGCAAATGGAAAACTGCCGCGCAGATGCTGGCGCTGGTGATCCTGCTGGGCAACCCTTCGGCTTTCAGCTTATGGGTACTGCTCGGTTATAGCCTGTTGATGGTCGCTGCAGGCCTGACCTTGTGGTCGATGCTGCAGTACCTGCGGGCAGCCTGGCCGCATCTGCGGATCAATGGCGAAAATAAATAA
- the gacA gene encoding response regulator transcription factor GacA, whose protein sequence is MIRVLVVDDHDLVRTGITRMLADIDGLQVVGQAESGEQALLKTRELKPDVVLMDVKMPGIGGLEATRKLLRSHPDIKVVAVTVCEEDPFPTRLMQAGASGYLTKGAGLAEMVQAIRLVFAGQRYISPQIAQQMALKSFQPASESPFDALSEREIQIALMIVGCQKVQIISDKLCLSPKTVNTYRYRIFEKLSVSSDVELTLLAVRHGMVDAG, encoded by the coding sequence TTGATTAGGGTGCTAGTTGTCGATGACCATGATCTTGTGCGTACAGGCATTACGCGGATGCTTGCCGACATCGATGGCCTGCAGGTGGTGGGCCAGGCGGAGTCGGGAGAGCAGGCCCTGCTGAAAACGCGGGAGCTCAAGCCTGATGTTGTGCTGATGGACGTCAAGATGCCGGGCATCGGCGGTCTTGAGGCAACGCGCAAATTGCTGCGCAGCCACCCTGATATCAAGGTCGTGGCGGTTACCGTGTGCGAGGAAGATCCGTTTCCGACCCGGCTCATGCAGGCCGGGGCTTCGGGCTACCTGACCAAGGGTGCGGGGTTGGCGGAAATGGTGCAGGCGATTCGCCTGGTGTTTGCCGGACAGCGCTACATCAGTCCGCAGATCGCCCAGCAGATGGCGCTCAAGTCCTTCCAGCCGGCCAGTGAATCGCCGTTCGATGCCTTGTCCGAGCGAGAAATCCAGATCGCCCTGATGATCGTCGGGTGCCAGAAGGTACAGATCATCTCCGACAAGCTCTGCCTGTCGCCGAAAACCGTCAACACCTACCGTTACCGGATTTTCGAGAAACTGTCGGTCAGCAGCGATGTCGAGTTGACGCTTCTGGCTGTTCGCCACGGCATGGTCGATGCCGGCTGA
- a CDS encoding helix-turn-helix domain-containing protein, with protein MSGIGSRLRQERERLGLSQKAFGEIGGVEANAQGKYESGDRAPKADYLSRVAERGVDVLYVLTGGRTPTLVDNLSSSEEKVLGSYRTLRKEDQEAIRQLTTTLAEAIASYGSKGRRDPHDR; from the coding sequence ATGAGTGGAATTGGTTCCCGCTTACGGCAAGAGAGGGAGCGACTTGGATTGTCGCAGAAGGCTTTTGGCGAAATCGGCGGCGTTGAAGCCAACGCCCAAGGCAAATATGAGAGTGGTGATCGTGCGCCCAAGGCGGACTATTTGTCGCGGGTAGCCGAGCGCGGTGTTGACGTGCTGTATGTCCTGACCGGCGGCCGGACGCCGACACTGGTCGACAATCTCAGCTCCAGCGAAGAAAAGGTGCTGGGCAGCTACCGTACCCTGCGCAAGGAAGACCAGGAAGCGATTCGCCAGTTGACCACCACGCTGGCCGAAGCCATCGCCTCCTACGGTTCCAAGGGCCGTCGGGATCCTCACGATCGCTGA
- the uvrC gene encoding excinuclease ABC subunit UvrC: MTDPFDSSAFLSTCSGRPGVYRMFDSDARLLYVGKAKNLKNRLASYFRKSGLAPKTAALVARIAQVETTITANETEALLLEQTLIKEWRPPYNILLRDDKSYPYVFLSDGDYPRLSIHRGAKKLKGKYFGPYPSAGAIRESLALLQKTFHVRQCEDSYYKNRTRPCLQYQIKRCKGPCVGLVEPQVYAEDVRHSVMFLEGRSNALTDELNAGMEQAASTLDFEKAAELRDQIALLRRVQDQQSMEGGTGDVDVIAAFVNPGGACVHLISVRGGRVLGSKNFFPQVGIDDDVSEVMAAFLGQYFVSSPERDLPSELIVNVVHDDFPTLIAAIDELRGRELSISHRVRGTRARWQQLAVTNAEQALTARLANRQHVAARFDALAEVLDLDEPPQRLECYDISHSSGESTVASCVVFGPEGPIKSDYRRYNIEGVTAGDDYAAMHQALTRRFSRLKEGEGKLPDILLVDGGKGQLSMARDVLNELAVPDLILLGVAKGATRKAGFETLYLNDAAHEFTLKGDSPALHLIQQIRDEAHRFAITGHRARRGKTRRTSTLEGVAGVGPKRRRELLKHFGGLQELSRASIDEIAKAPGISKKLAELIYASLHSE; the protein is encoded by the coding sequence ATGACTGATCCGTTCGATTCAAGCGCGTTTCTTTCTACCTGTAGTGGTCGTCCTGGTGTGTATCGCATGTTCGACAGCGATGCGCGCCTGCTGTACGTGGGCAAGGCCAAGAACCTGAAGAATCGCCTCGCCAGCTACTTCCGCAAGAGCGGCCTCGCCCCCAAGACCGCCGCCCTGGTGGCGCGTATCGCCCAGGTCGAAACCACCATTACCGCCAACGAGACCGAGGCGCTGCTGCTGGAGCAGACGCTGATCAAGGAGTGGCGGCCGCCTTACAACATCCTGCTGCGCGACGATAAGTCCTATCCCTATGTGTTCCTCTCGGATGGCGACTATCCGCGCCTGAGCATTCATCGCGGGGCGAAGAAGCTCAAGGGCAAATATTTCGGGCCTTATCCGAGTGCTGGCGCGATTCGCGAGAGCCTGGCGCTGTTGCAGAAGACGTTCCACGTGCGCCAGTGCGAGGACAGCTATTACAAGAACCGTACCCGACCGTGCCTGCAGTATCAGATCAAGCGCTGCAAGGGGCCCTGTGTCGGTTTGGTCGAGCCTCAGGTATACGCTGAGGATGTACGCCATTCGGTGATGTTCCTTGAAGGGCGCAGCAATGCCCTGACCGATGAACTCAATGCCGGCATGGAGCAGGCGGCCAGTACCCTCGATTTCGAGAAGGCGGCCGAACTGCGCGACCAGATTGCACTGCTGCGCCGGGTGCAGGACCAGCAGAGCATGGAAGGCGGTACCGGTGATGTCGACGTGATCGCCGCGTTCGTCAACCCGGGTGGCGCCTGCGTACACCTGATCAGCGTGCGGGGCGGGCGGGTGCTGGGCAGCAAGAACTTCTTCCCGCAAGTGGGCATCGATGACGATGTTTCCGAGGTCATGGCGGCCTTTCTCGGCCAGTATTTCGTCAGCAGCCCCGAGCGCGACCTGCCCAGTGAGCTGATCGTCAACGTGGTCCACGATGACTTCCCGACCCTGATTGCCGCCATTGATGAGTTGCGCGGTCGCGAACTGAGCATCAGCCACCGGGTGCGCGGCACCCGGGCACGTTGGCAGCAACTGGCAGTGACCAACGCCGAGCAGGCCCTGACTGCCCGTTTGGCCAACCGCCAGCATGTGGCGGCGCGGTTCGACGCGCTGGCCGAGGTGCTGGATCTGGACGAACCGCCACAGCGCCTCGAGTGCTACGACATCAGTCACTCCAGTGGTGAATCGACCGTGGCTTCCTGCGTGGTATTCGGTCCGGAAGGGCCGATCAAGTCCGATTACCGCCGCTATAATATCGAGGGCGTGACAGCCGGCGACGACTATGCGGCGATGCATCAGGCGCTGACCCGCCGTTTCAGCCGGTTGAAGGAAGGCGAAGGCAAGTTGCCGGATATCCTCCTGGTGGACGGTGGCAAGGGGCAGTTATCCATGGCCCGCGATGTGCTCAATGAGCTGGCGGTACCGGACCTGATCCTGCTCGGCGTGGCCAAGGGCGCGACACGCAAGGCCGGTTTCGAAACCCTGTACCTCAACGATGCGGCCCACGAATTCACCCTCAAGGGCGACTCGCCGGCACTGCACCTGATCCAGCAGATCCGCGACGAGGCCCACCGTTTCGCTATCACCGGACACCGTGCGCGCCGCGGCAAGACTCGGCGTACTTCGACCCTGGAAGGGGTGGCGGGTGTCGGGCCGAAGCGGCGGCGCGAGCTGTTGAAACATTTTGGTGGCTTACAGGAACTGTCCCGTGCCAGCATCGACGAGATTGCCAAGGCACCGGGAATCAGTAAAAAGCTCGCTGAGTTGATTTATGCAAGCCTACACAGCGAGTAG